The following DNA comes from Winogradskyella sp. PG-2.
GAAACTTTAAACATATAGATAAAATAATTTTAGCGAAAGCCGAAATAGGAAACCGCTATAAATGTGTTGGTGTAGATGATACGTCCACTAATTTTTTAAAATATCTCGATAGCAATAATATTGCACTTGGCACTATTATTACTGTAATTCATAAAGAACCTTACGATAATTCTATAAAAATAGAATTAGAGGATAAAGACATTGTTGTTTCTCAGAATGTGGCTAAAAATTTGTATTTAAAAAAAGTTTAAATCTCTTATAATCTATAATGCTTTATAGATTTTGTCACACTAATATTTTTTTAAAGTCTATTATATTGAGAACTATAATAGTTACAAAAATGGTATTATGAAATCAATTCAATTTATGATGCTCTTATGCATTACTTCATTTTTTTATTCGCTGAATGCACAGGTACAGATTGTTAAGGATTCAATGAGTGTAATTACACAGATCGGTATACAGGAAAAAGCAAACTTTAATGATTATGAAATAAAATTTGAAAAAGTAATTACGGATTCTAGATGCCCTAAAAAAGTAATGTGTGTTAGAGATGGCGAAGCGTATGTATTAGTTTCGATTTATAAAAACGGAAATTTTATCGAGGACAAAAAAATAAGGATTGATGCTAGTGGCTATGTTATGGAATCTAATAATTTGGCTTATGATGCTAAAGACTTTAAAATTTATGGATTTGCATTAACACCTTACCCAGAAGATACAAATGATATTAAGAGTAAAGACTATCAATTAGAAGTTGTGTTTCAACCAAAAAGGTTAGAGTAATTAGAATTCTTTTTTAAAGAGATTATCTAGTGACAACCACACTCATCATCAGTTCCACAACCTTTTGCAGCTTTTTTCTTTGGTTTCCAAATAAACTTTCGAACTAAAAATACAAGTGCTAAACTTAGTGTAGCAACTACTAATATATTTTGAACAACTGTATTCATCTATTTTAACATTTGAAAAGCAATTAATGCTACAATATACGCAAAAGCGCTCATTACTACGAGTTGATATATTGGCCATTTCCATGAATTCGTCTCACGTTTTACAATAGCTAGTGTGCTCATACATTGCATGGCAAAAGCATAAAACAAGAGCAACGAAATACCAGAAGCTAAGTTAAATACTTTACTACCATCGCTGTAAACCTCTTGTGCCATTCGATTTTTTATGGTAGACATGGCTTCATCTTCATCTTCTATATCATTAGCACTCCCGATACTGTAAATCGTAGCTAAAGTCCCAACGAAAACTTCACGTGCGGCAAAAGATGTTACAAGACCAATTCCTATTTTCCAATCGTAACCTAAAGGTTGAATTACAGGCTCTATGGTTTTACCTACAATACCAATATAAGAATGTTCCAATTTGTGTTCTGCAATCAAATCATTTTGTTCATCCTGAGATAGATTAGGATAATTTTGTTGAACAATATTTTCTGCATTGTTGAATTGTTCTCCTGGACCATAGGATGCTAAAAACCATAATACAATAGATATGGCTAAAATGATTTTACCAGCTTCAAAGACAAATGTTTTTGTTTTTTCTAAAACAGTTAGCGCCACATTTTTAAATAATGGCACTTTATAACTTGGCATTTCTACAACAAAGTAAGACTTACTTTTAATCTTAAGTATTTTATTGAGAATGTAGGCTGAAAAAACTGCGGTTAAAAACCCAATAATGTATAGACTCATTAATGTTAAGGCTTGATAACTTAAACCTAAAAAAGTTCCATCTGGAATAACCAAAGCAATAATTATCACATAAACAGGTAGTCTTGCTGAGCAAGTGGTAAATGGTGTTACAAGAATTGTGATTAGGCGTTCTTTCCAACTTTCTATATTTCTTGCTGCCATTATTGCCGGAATTGCACATGCATTTCCTGAAATTAATGGTACTACACTTTTGCCACTTAAGCCAAAACGTTTCATAATATTATCCATTAAAAAGACAACGCGACTCATATAACCACTTTCCTCTAAAAGTGAAATGAATAAAAACAAAAAAGCTATGGGAGGAATAAAAACCATAATACCACCAATACCTGCAATAATACCTTCAGCTAATAGATTAGTGAATGCACCTTCTGGTAAAGTGCGCTGCACCCAATTTGCTAAATTAGAAAAACCAGCATCTATTACATCTGTTGGATAGGTTGCCCAATCATAAACTGCTTGAAACATTAAAAGAAGGATGCCAAAAAAGATAACATAACCCCAAATTTTGTGAGTTAGAATTCTATCTAGTTTAATCCTTAAATCCTTTGCTGAATTTAAATCTATGGTTTGCCCTTTTTTAAGAGTGTCATTTATAAATTGATAGCGCTTAATCGTTTCCTTTTGTTGAATACGCTTTAAATCTGTTTTAGACTTTGTTTTAAAGTTGGCAACAGCATCAATAGTATTCCTATCTGTTTTACCAAAATTAACATCTTGGGTAATGACTAACCAAAGTTTATATAATAATTGATTGGGAAATGCTTTTCTTAAATCATCAAAGTAAGTTTTGTCAATTGAAGAAGCATTCATACATGGTTTTGTGGAAAGCTCTTTAAAATTTGAGATGCGTTCTTTTAAATCAGAGATACCTTTGTTTTTTCGTGTACTGATTAACGCAATTTTTGTTTCTAGTTGTTTTTCTAAAAAAGGAATATCTAAGGAAATGCCTTTATACTCCATTCGATCAGACATATTAATTACTAAGATTGTTGGTATTTCTAAATCCTTAATCTGAGTAAATAATAATAAGTTACGTTTTAGGTTCTCAACATCACTAACTACAACAGCAACGTCAGGAAAATCTTTATCATTTTTGTTTAGAAGTAATTCTATAACTACGTTTTCATCAAGCGAAGAGGCGTTTAAGCTGTAAGTACCTGGTAAATCGATAATGTGAGCCTTTACACCACGTGGTAGTTTGCAAATTCCTTCCTTTTTCTCAACAGTAATACCAGGATAGTTACCCACTTTTTGATTGAGACCTGTTAAAGCATTAAAAACAGATGTCTTCCCAGTGTTAGGATTCCCTATTAAAGCAACATTAATCTGCTTACTCATTACTGGTCTCTATTTGAACGTGAATAGCAGTCTCTTTTCTAATCGCTAAATGAGAACCGTTAATATTTAAATACATTGGATCTGCAAAAGGTGCAACTTGTACTAATTCAACAGAATTTCCTGGTAAACACCCCATTTCAAGAAGTTTTAATGGAATATGAATAGACGATACATCAGTGATGATACCTCGTTGTCCTCGTTTTAAATCTGCTAATGTCAAGCGCTTCTTATTTAGATTGATTTTAAAGAAGCAAAAGTAGGGGAAATTATTTACTGTTAAAAGAGAGATAATAATTATTTAAAGACTTTTAACTTTTTATGAACCTCCAAAATATTTTAAGGTTTCGATATCTTCTAATAATCTATCAATTTCATCAGGATCTGTTCCATCATAAAACCCTCTGATTTGGCGTTTTTTGTCAATTAGCAGAAAATTTTCTGTATGAATCATATCATACTTATCAGCATTTCCTTGGGTCTTCACAGCCAAATAACTTTTCCTAGCTAACTCATAGATTTGTTTTTTATCCCCTGTCACTAAATTCCATTTACGGTCAATGACCCCTTTTTTATTTGCATATCTTTTTAGCTGTTCCACACTATCAATTTTTGGTGTTACTGAATGCGACAATAACATAATATCATTATCACTAATAATCTCTTTTTGAATTTGGTGCATGTGATC
Coding sequences within:
- a CDS encoding FeoB-associated Cys-rich membrane protein — encoded protein: MNTVVQNILVVATLSLALVFLVRKFIWKPKKKAAKGCGTDDECGCH
- a CDS encoding SCO family protein; translation: MSFLSFFKGYKNFGIFFSVLCIIIIIIIYNVLNVKQPLPIWNPSSVSEELVDSTVQHKSKYHKIADFSLLNQNGEVITQDTYKDKIYVADFFFTTCQTICPIMTDHMHQIQKEIISDNDIMLLSHSVTPKIDSVEQLKRYANKKGVIDRKWNLVTGDKKQIYELARKSYLAVKTQGNADKYDMIHTENFLLIDKKRQIRGFYDGTDPDEIDRLLEDIETLKYFGGS
- the feoB gene encoding ferrous iron transport protein B, yielding MSKQINVALIGNPNTGKTSVFNALTGLNQKVGNYPGITVEKKEGICKLPRGVKAHIIDLPGTYSLNASSLDENVVIELLLNKNDKDFPDVAVVVSDVENLKRNLLLFTQIKDLEIPTILVINMSDRMEYKGISLDIPFLEKQLETKIALISTRKNKGISDLKERISNFKELSTKPCMNASSIDKTYFDDLRKAFPNQLLYKLWLVITQDVNFGKTDRNTIDAVANFKTKSKTDLKRIQQKETIKRYQFINDTLKKGQTIDLNSAKDLRIKLDRILTHKIWGYVIFFGILLLMFQAVYDWATYPTDVIDAGFSNLANWVQRTLPEGAFTNLLAEGIIAGIGGIMVFIPPIAFLFLFISLLEESGYMSRVVFLMDNIMKRFGLSGKSVVPLISGNACAIPAIMAARNIESWKERLITILVTPFTTCSARLPVYVIIIALVIPDGTFLGLSYQALTLMSLYIIGFLTAVFSAYILNKILKIKSKSYFVVEMPSYKVPLFKNVALTVLEKTKTFVFEAGKIILAISIVLWFLASYGPGEQFNNAENIVQQNYPNLSQDEQNDLIAEHKLEHSYIGIVGKTIEPVIQPLGYDWKIGIGLVTSFAAREVFVGTLATIYSIGSANDIEDEDEAMSTIKNRMAQEVYSDGSKVFNLASGISLLLFYAFAMQCMSTLAIVKRETNSWKWPIYQLVVMSAFAYIVALIAFQMLK
- a CDS encoding ferrous iron transport protein A, with translation MTLADLKRGQRGIITDVSSIHIPLKLLEMGCLPGNSVELVQVAPFADPMYLNINGSHLAIRKETAIHVQIETSNE